The following proteins are encoded in a genomic region of Mahella australiensis 50-1 BON:
- the radA gene encoding DNA repair protein RadA has product MPKAKSNYVCQACGYVSPKWMGKCPGCGQWNTMVEEIYTAPQPNKGISDEKPLALNSIAIVDDERYASGIKELDRVLGGGIVKASLVLVGGDPGIGKSTLLMQMAGHAATSGLKVLYVSGEESPQQIKLRSLRLGITDPGLLIYAQTDLDVIEQQAHSIMPDIMIVDSIQTVYDPELSSAPGSVSQVREATARLMRLAKGTGITVFIVGHVTKEGAIAGPRVLEHMVDTVLYFEGERHQAYRVLRAVKNRFGSTNEIGVFEMHDAGLREVSNPSEVMLSDHQQNATGSAVVCSMEGTRPVLVEIQALISPTAFGMPRRMATGIDYNRVVMLMAVLEKRAGLMLQNQDAYVNVAGGLKLDEPAADLGIIMAIASSFREKPVNGLMVFIGEVGLTGEIRAVSRLDQRLNECARMGFTHCMVPAANSKDLRKYGTLSVIPVRTVYESLDMGLL; this is encoded by the coding sequence ATGCCTAAGGCTAAAAGCAATTATGTGTGCCAAGCCTGCGGATATGTATCGCCTAAATGGATGGGTAAATGCCCGGGTTGCGGACAATGGAATACCATGGTGGAAGAGATATATACAGCGCCGCAGCCCAATAAGGGCATTTCGGATGAGAAACCGTTGGCGTTGAATAGCATAGCAATAGTCGATGATGAGCGTTATGCCAGCGGCATAAAGGAACTGGATCGAGTGCTGGGCGGCGGTATCGTCAAGGCGTCGCTGGTACTGGTGGGCGGAGATCCGGGTATAGGTAAATCCACATTGCTCATGCAGATGGCCGGCCATGCGGCAACCTCGGGACTTAAAGTGCTTTATGTGTCGGGAGAGGAGTCACCGCAGCAGATAAAGCTGCGGTCACTTCGCCTCGGCATAACCGATCCAGGTCTTCTCATATATGCGCAGACCGATCTTGATGTAATAGAACAGCAAGCGCACAGTATAATGCCTGATATAATGATTGTGGATTCCATACAGACTGTATATGATCCAGAACTTTCATCGGCGCCAGGTAGCGTAAGTCAGGTACGCGAGGCCACCGCCAGGCTTATGCGGCTGGCCAAAGGGACGGGTATCACCGTCTTCATAGTAGGGCATGTGACCAAAGAAGGTGCTATAGCCGGCCCTAGGGTGCTGGAGCATATGGTTGATACGGTGCTGTATTTTGAAGGGGAGAGGCATCAGGCTTACAGAGTTTTGAGGGCTGTTAAAAACAGGTTTGGTTCCACCAATGAGATAGGGGTCTTTGAAATGCATGATGCCGGCTTGCGTGAGGTATCCAATCCTTCTGAAGTGATGCTCTCCGATCATCAGCAAAATGCCACCGGTTCGGCGGTGGTATGCAGCATGGAAGGCACAAGGCCGGTGTTGGTCGAGATTCAGGCCCTGATCAGCCCGACAGCGTTCGGTATGCCTCGCCGCATGGCTACTGGCATCGATTATAATCGCGTGGTCATGCTCATGGCGGTGCTAGAGAAACGCGCCGGTCTAATGCTGCAGAATCAGGATGCATATGTAAATGTAGCTGGAGGTTTGAAATTGGACGAGCCGGCGGCCGATCTGGGCATAATAATGGCCATTGCATCCAGTTTCCGAGAGAAACCGGTCAACGGCCTTATGGTATTTATAGGTGAGGTAGGACTAACCGGCGAAATAAGGGCGGTCAGCCGCTTGGATCAGCGATTGAATGAATGCGCGCGCATGGGATTCACGCATTGCATGGTACCTGCTGCCAACAGCAAGGACCTTCGTAAATACGGTACTCTATCCGTTATACCTGTGCGCACCGTATATGAGTCCCTGGATATGGGGCTGCTTTGA
- a CDS encoding DUF6431 domain-containing protein, with product MFPSIYGCKDCPYEGKLYRHGFYERGVITPSAYYRIPVLRLKCPVCGKTYSVMPDWLIPYFQYC from the coding sequence ATGTTCCCATCTATATACGGATGTAAGGATTGCCCATATGAGGGTAAGCTGTATCGTCATGGATTCTATGAAAGAGGGGTTATTACACCTTCCGCTTATTACAGAATACCTGTCTTGCGCCTAAAATGTCCTGTGTGCGGTAAAACTTACAGTGTTATGCCGGATTGGCTTATCCCATACTTCCAATATTGTTAG
- a CDS encoding DDE-type integrase/transposase/recombinase, producing the protein MDSELKKKVALFRYGLIAPLINDAFSENTAKKYLEIVCAKSYDVPYYGQKGFAPTTLKTWLRLYRLHGIDGLYPKERNDKGNCRTLSDQAKQFIIDAKKDNPARPVKSIYHQMLANGLIEYNQVSLSTVQRFVSQSKLSKKLLEPKDRRTFEMEYPNDCWQSDISTGPYLYLDNRKVKTYIVAFLDDALRLITHIECFTQDNLLSVLSAFKKAVSKRGIPKKLFVDNAKVYRSDQMQLICASLGTVLSYAQPYTPEAKGKIERFFKTLQEQWLCLLDIQKISSLDELNASL; encoded by the coding sequence GTGGATAGTGAGTTGAAGAAAAAGGTAGCTTTGTTCCGGTATGGGTTGATAGCGCCGCTTATCAACGATGCTTTTTCTGAAAACACGGCTAAGAAATATCTGGAGATTGTGTGCGCTAAAAGCTATGATGTTCCTTATTACGGACAAAAGGGCTTCGCACCTACTACGCTCAAGACATGGCTCAGGTTGTATCGGCTGCATGGCATAGATGGATTGTATCCAAAAGAACGCAACGATAAGGGTAACTGCCGGACGTTATCCGATCAGGCCAAGCAGTTTATCATCGATGCTAAAAAAGATAATCCTGCCAGACCGGTTAAGTCCATTTATCATCAAATGTTAGCCAATGGGTTAATAGAATACAATCAGGTATCTTTGTCTACAGTACAGCGTTTTGTCAGCCAAAGTAAATTGAGCAAAAAGTTATTGGAGCCTAAGGATAGACGGACTTTTGAGATGGAATATCCCAATGATTGCTGGCAATCGGATATATCAACAGGCCCTTATCTTTATCTGGATAACCGCAAGGTTAAGACATATATCGTTGCTTTCTTGGATGATGCTTTAAGGTTGATAACCCACATAGAATGCTTTACGCAGGACAATCTTTTATCTGTTCTATCAGCTTTTAAGAAGGCGGTGAGTAAAAGAGGAATTCCTAAGAAACTGTTTGTTGACAATGCCAAAGTATACCGCTCGGATCAGATGCAGCTAATATGTGCTTCTTTAGGAACGGTTTTATCTTATGCGCAGCCTTATACGCCAGAAGCGAAGGGCAAAATCGAACGTTTCTTTAAAACCCTGCAGGAACAATGGTTATGCCTTCTTGATATACAAAAGATATCGTCTTTAGACGAGTTGAATGCATCACTATAG
- a CDS encoding ExeA family protein, protein MNAFMAFYNMSFNPFDKDINVKYGFKSNDFSQVMDRLNYLKQIKGMGLITGEPGSGKTFILRSFVETLNPSLFKAVYIPIATLTVMDFYRALCHGLGIIPPFRKVDMFREIQQAIYSYSVNKGVTPVIIIDEAQFISNAILNDLRLILNFDMLILSGQTPLIYQLNRQTHEALRQRSLLNYTIGGLSKDETKAYIEYMLKAAGVAVPIFNDSAIELLFTTTNGYIRKINNLVTMSLVAGSQAQRRTIDGELVYQSQNELSIKS, encoded by the coding sequence ATGAACGCGTTTATGGCATTCTACAATATGAGTTTCAACCCTTTTGATAAAGACATCAATGTAAAGTATGGTTTTAAGTCCAATGATTTTAGTCAAGTAATGGACAGGCTAAACTACTTAAAACAGATAAAGGGTATGGGGCTTATCACCGGAGAACCAGGCAGCGGTAAAACCTTCATACTACGCTCGTTTGTAGAAACGCTAAATCCCAGCTTGTTCAAGGCGGTATATATACCCATAGCTACATTGACAGTCATGGATTTCTACAGGGCCCTATGTCATGGTTTAGGGATTATACCGCCTTTTCGCAAGGTGGACATGTTTAGAGAGATCCAGCAAGCTATATATAGTTATTCGGTAAACAAGGGTGTTACACCGGTTATCATCATCGATGAGGCCCAGTTTATCAGCAATGCTATATTGAATGATTTACGCCTTATATTGAACTTTGACATGCTGATATTATCGGGCCAAACACCTCTTATCTATCAGCTAAACCGTCAAACTCATGAGGCGCTGCGCCAAAGGAGCCTCTTGAATTATACCATAGGAGGACTATCTAAAGATGAGACCAAAGCATATATTGAGTACATGCTTAAGGCAGCTGGTGTGGCGGTACCCATCTTTAATGATAGCGCTATAGAGTTATTATTTACCACCACCAATGGTTATATACGCAAGATAAACAATCTTGTTACAATGTCACTGGTGGCAGGCAGCCAAGCGCAACGCAGAACCATTGACGGTGAATTAGTCTATCAATCACAAAATGAACTAAGCATTAAGTCATAA
- the ltrA gene encoding group II intron reverse transcriptase/maturase: MRFNRIDGMTVEEALPWLQEHREELLQSIREGKYKPNPIRRKEIPKPEGGVRKLGIPTVIDRIIQQAMAQQIQPIYEPLFAEGSYGYRPKRSAQQAMQKVRGYAQEGYTYAVTIDLTKYFDTINHELLMNLLREQIHDKRVTELIKKYLKSGIMENGIICKTEEGSPQGGPLSPLLANIYLNEYDQEMKERGVKVIRYADDIVVLAKSQRAAQRLLESSRKYLEGRLKLKINIEKSKAVSVYSQKYKFLGFCLGKNGSGIYIRAHKKTIKEAKQKLKELTRRNQGRSTRAVMQEVKVYIRGWIGYYYIADMRRILRSWNQWLRRRIRMYIWKQWKQPKTRVKNLQKLGISERQAYQWGNSRLGYWRIAGSQVLGCSITNEKLARAGYYDFPAQYELLHRHLSD, from the coding sequence GTGCGGTTTAACAGGATAGACGGAATGACGGTTGAAGAGGCCTTACCGTGGTTACAGGAACACAGAGAAGAACTATTGCAAAGCATCCGGGAAGGCAAATACAAGCCGAATCCAATACGGCGCAAAGAAATTCCCAAACCAGAAGGAGGAGTGCGAAAGCTGGGAATACCAACGGTCATAGACCGGATAATCCAGCAGGCAATGGCCCAGCAAATACAACCAATCTACGAACCACTTTTTGCGGAGGGAAGCTATGGCTACCGCCCAAAGCGGAGTGCACAGCAAGCCATGCAGAAGGTAAGGGGTTATGCACAAGAAGGATACACATACGCGGTTACAATAGACCTAACCAAATACTTTGACACAATAAATCACGAGTTACTGATGAACCTATTGCGAGAACAAATACACGATAAGCGAGTAACAGAACTGATAAAGAAGTATTTGAAAAGCGGCATCATGGAAAACGGAATTATCTGCAAGACAGAAGAAGGCTCACCACAAGGAGGACCATTATCCCCACTGTTAGCCAATATTTACTTAAACGAATACGACCAAGAGATGAAAGAGCGGGGAGTAAAAGTAATACGGTATGCAGATGATATCGTGGTACTGGCAAAGAGCCAACGAGCAGCACAAAGGCTGTTGGAATCCAGCCGAAAATACCTTGAAGGAAGACTAAAGCTCAAGATAAATATCGAAAAGAGCAAAGCAGTCAGCGTATATTCCCAGAAGTACAAGTTTCTGGGGTTCTGCTTAGGGAAGAATGGGAGCGGAATCTATATCCGAGCACATAAAAAGACAATAAAGGAAGCAAAACAGAAACTAAAAGAACTGACTAGACGCAATCAAGGTAGGAGCACACGAGCGGTGATGCAGGAGGTAAAGGTCTATATACGGGGGTGGATTGGCTACTACTACATAGCCGATATGCGACGAATCTTACGAAGCTGGAACCAATGGTTACGACGCAGGATACGCATGTATATCTGGAAGCAATGGAAGCAGCCAAAGACAAGGGTGAAGAACCTGCAAAAGCTGGGCATATCCGAAAGGCAAGCCTATCAATGGGGGAATTCCCGGTTGGGCTATTGGCGGATAGCCGGTAGTCAAGTATTAGGGTGTTCCATAACGAACGAAAAGCTCGCACGGGCAGGATACTATGATTTCCCAGCCCAATACGAACTTCTTCATAGGCACTTAAGCGATTGA
- a CDS encoding ABC transporter ATP-binding protein — protein MQGDTFTNYLKFMLSKTRKKYKLIVLFLLSLCISCFTLISATISKSVIDNVFIELNSNYLYSIIPLLIAIYLIGSLISVIYIYINASIKTKFNSNLRLDFFDKLQKASYDFLCKIGANDLYYRIFQDTSTMVSYFFSIILSFPVNIISIIATSTLMFYWSAPLTLFVLAFLVIEVIVVFFFRKPMRKSFEDLRVAEQSLARNVNIHFSIIDSIKILGLENNSYYNFQSQFGTLNKCSMQNVVLSSYYGIVIGLLNQTWMLFTLIIGSKLAVTGNLSVGAFMGVYMLSNTLYTPLSSSIETILKYQETKVSFKRFLEYYSKYDEKQYTGNIPFSFKYHMEATNLTYSYDFANYVLNNVSFDIPKGAFVLLCGESGCGKTTLAKLASRLLYPIGGRILIDNIDISEFDYISFRENVCLLTQNTIIINDTFIKNIFLDADVDYDIYKELITKTGLIEVVEKLPQKEFTLLGIGGYNLSEGEKQRLSIARILLKQPQILILDEPTSALDTKNRELIIKTLCEYKIENHVLIMTISHDPCFFDAADFIMGFDSTGSISIKKPT, from the coding sequence ATGCAAGGGGATACTTTTACTAATTATTTAAAGTTTATGCTAAGTAAGACCAGAAAAAAATACAAACTTATCGTACTTTTTTTGCTTTCTCTTTGCATTTCATGCTTTACGTTGATCTCAGCAACAATAAGCAAAAGCGTAATTGATAATGTATTTATTGAGCTGAATTCGAATTATTTATACAGTATTATCCCTCTTCTGATTGCTATATATTTGATTGGTTCGTTGATTTCAGTAATTTATATATATATTAATGCGTCAATTAAAACAAAATTTAACAGTAATCTTAGACTTGATTTCTTTGATAAACTCCAGAAAGCCTCCTATGATTTTTTGTGTAAAATAGGAGCAAATGATTTATATTATCGCATTTTTCAAGATACCTCAACTATGGTATCTTACTTTTTCTCTATAATACTGTCTTTCCCGGTAAATATTATATCTATTATTGCTACGTCCACTTTAATGTTTTACTGGTCTGCTCCTTTGACTTTATTTGTACTTGCATTTTTGGTTATAGAAGTAATCGTCGTATTCTTCTTTAGGAAACCCATGAGGAAATCGTTTGAAGATCTCAGAGTCGCAGAGCAATCGTTAGCCAGAAATGTAAACATACATTTTTCTATTATTGATTCTATAAAAATACTTGGTTTGGAGAATAATTCATATTATAATTTTCAATCACAATTCGGTACGCTGAATAAATGTTCAATGCAGAATGTAGTATTAAGCTCATATTATGGCATCGTTATTGGATTATTAAATCAGACTTGGATGTTGTTTACGCTTATTATTGGTTCTAAATTGGCTGTAACTGGTAACTTATCTGTAGGTGCGTTTATGGGAGTATATATGTTGTCAAATACCTTGTATACTCCACTATCTTCTTCTATCGAAACAATTCTAAAGTATCAGGAAACTAAAGTTAGTTTTAAGCGTTTTCTAGAGTACTACTCAAAATATGACGAAAAACAATATACGGGAAATATTCCGTTCAGTTTTAAATACCATATGGAAGCGACAAACTTGACTTACTCTTATGATTTTGCTAATTATGTTCTGAACAACGTCTCATTTGATATACCTAAAGGAGCATTCGTATTACTTTGTGGAGAGAGTGGCTGCGGTAAAACGACTTTAGCTAAGCTTGCATCCAGATTGCTGTATCCTATTGGCGGACGGATTCTAATTGATAATATAGATATAAGTGAATTTGATTACATCAGCTTTAGGGAAAACGTATGTCTACTTACACAAAATACGATAATTATCAACGATACATTCATCAAAAATATCTTTTTAGATGCAGATGTTGACTACGATATATATAAAGAATTAATCACCAAGACCGGATTGATTGAAGTTGTAGAAAAATTGCCACAAAAAGAATTCACGCTACTTGGTATTGGTGGATATAATTTGTCTGAGGGTGAAAAGCAGCGGCTTTCTATTGCCAGAATACTCCTAAAACAACCACAAATTTTAATTTTAGATGAACCAACGTCTGCTTTAGACACAAAAAACCGTGAACTTATAATTAAAACGCTTTGTGAATATAAAATTGAAAACCACGTCTTAATTATGACTATATCACATGATCCATGTTTTTTTGATGCGGCCGATTTTATAATGGGATTTGACTCTACCGGTTCAATTTCAATTAAGAAACCGACATGA
- a CDS encoding helix-turn-helix domain-containing protein: MDDFGKLLMDLRNAKQLTQEDVAEKLGVSRQTISSWETNRTKPNYDQIKQICAILEVDMNTLLGNGAGSNKKSAKQVSNIFPILVTLIFLFHMIMGILNIVPIFCVIITAAFIWAFYLIINTIFRSSIKKNDYSMIAGYKAGVESFETTRRKLASIDLFSGIFSLLCELLFFMVYFDRRQMMICMVILGVFLSFEIVINLVVNMKYGRK; encoded by the coding sequence ATGGACGATTTTGGAAAATTGCTTATGGACTTGCGTAATGCAAAGCAACTTACCCAGGAAGATGTGGCTGAAAAGTTAGGAGTTTCGCGCCAGACTATATCAAGCTGGGAAACAAATCGAACTAAGCCTAATTACGATCAAATAAAACAAATTTGTGCCATTTTGGAGGTCGATATGAATACATTATTAGGCAATGGTGCTGGCTCGAATAAAAAAAGCGCGAAACAGGTCAGTAATATTTTTCCGATACTTGTCACATTGATATTCCTATTTCATATGATTATGGGCATCTTAAATATAGTGCCAATTTTTTGCGTTATTATTACAGCAGCTTTTATATGGGCATTTTATCTAATAATTAATACAATTTTTCGATCAAGTATTAAAAAGAACGATTATTCTATGATAGCTGGATATAAAGCTGGTGTGGAGAGTTTTGAAACTACACGCCGAAAACTTGCATCAATTGATTTGTTCAGCGGTATCTTCTCTCTACTCTGTGAGCTGCTATTCTTTATGGTCTATTTTGACAGAAGACAGATGATGATTTGTATGGTGATCCTTGGTGTATTTCTATCTTTTGAAATAGTAATTAACCTGGTGGTCAATATGAAATATGGACGAAAATAG
- a CDS encoding nitroreductase family protein, whose protein sequence is MSVYDIILQRRTIRKFQQKPISRDTLHKLLNAARVAPSASNMQPLKYLVVDEPALVDAVFQTTSWANYLEGKGTPSSNEKPVVYIIVLADKDIREDGYAIDIGLALENLILTAWEEGIGCCIQGSIDRDKIKALFTIPDKYVITDAVAMGYRAEQPVLEDAQGDDIKYYKDENGVLHVPKRKLENITFWNKI, encoded by the coding sequence ATGTCAGTATATGATATCATTTTGCAGAGACGGACTATAAGAAAGTTCCAACAAAAGCCTATATCACGGGATACACTGCATAAGCTGCTCAACGCTGCCCGCGTGGCTCCGTCGGCTTCCAATATGCAGCCGTTAAAATATCTCGTGGTAGATGAACCAGCACTGGTCGATGCGGTGTTTCAAACCACATCATGGGCCAATTATCTGGAGGGCAAAGGCACACCCTCTTCCAACGAAAAGCCAGTTGTATATATAATTGTATTGGCCGATAAAGATATACGCGAAGACGGTTATGCCATAGATATAGGTTTGGCATTGGAAAACCTCATATTAACGGCATGGGAGGAAGGTATAGGATGTTGTATACAGGGTTCCATAGATAGGGATAAAATAAAAGCCTTGTTCACCATCCCAGACAAATATGTGATAACCGATGCCGTAGCTATGGGTTACCGTGCTGAACAGCCCGTACTGGAAGATGCTCAAGGCGATGATATAAAGTATTATAAAGACGAAAATGGCGTGTTACACGTTCCTAAACGCAAGTTAGAAAATATAACCTTTTGGAATAAGATATAG
- a CDS encoding NAD+ synthase has protein sequence MKVAIAQSNPTIGDINGNIDKMIGMIDKSRAAGAELVVFPEMATIGYPPKDLLLNSDFIEALNDLTERLLLPVSHDIGILFGTVTYDNISGMLCNSALLAYNGDIISRQDKSLLPTYDVFDEARYFIPADTRQCMQFGDLKLGVSICEDIWNDKDFWDRPRYPLDVIAELALQQPDMFINISASPYHYGKFALRSDMIKNIAKKYHTPIIYANQVGANDELIFDGGSFCIDALGNRALQAKVFDEDIITIDSQKLMQGTYSSYDPNEDIAWMHDALVLGIRDYFHKTGCKKTVVALSGGIDSAVVCALAVDALGKRNVLGLSMPSRYSSTGSRDDAYVLAKNLDIEFRTYPIEDVFEACLRTFNGDSPPKGDLAEENIQARIRGNFIMFIANRENRMALTTGNKSELAVGYCTLYGDMCGALAPISDVPKTMVYELARYINREYEIIPESTIAKAPSAELRPDQKDEDSLPPYSVLDPILHAYIEENKSFAQIVAMGYEPDLVKDIIHKVDRAEFKRRQAAPGLKVTTKAFGIGRRMPIAQRWTGSII, from the coding sequence ATGAAAGTAGCGATAGCCCAGTCAAATCCTACAATAGGCGATATAAATGGCAATATAGATAAGATGATCGGTATGATAGACAAAAGTCGAGCAGCAGGTGCTGAGCTTGTGGTTTTCCCGGAAATGGCAACCATAGGTTATCCTCCAAAAGACCTGCTGCTCAATTCCGATTTTATAGAAGCGTTAAACGATCTGACCGAGCGATTGCTCCTGCCTGTTTCTCACGATATAGGTATATTGTTCGGTACCGTCACATATGACAACATATCAGGTATGCTGTGCAATTCGGCCTTGTTGGCCTATAACGGCGATATTATAAGCCGACAGGATAAAAGCCTGCTCCCCACTTATGACGTATTTGATGAAGCAAGATATTTTATACCGGCTGATACACGGCAGTGCATGCAGTTCGGCGATCTAAAGCTCGGCGTCAGTATATGCGAAGACATATGGAATGACAAAGACTTCTGGGATCGCCCTCGCTATCCCTTGGATGTTATAGCCGAGCTGGCATTACAGCAACCGGATATGTTTATAAACATATCGGCGTCGCCTTATCACTACGGCAAATTTGCACTGCGGTCGGACATGATAAAAAACATAGCGAAAAAATATCATACCCCTATAATATACGCCAATCAGGTAGGGGCAAATGATGAATTGATCTTTGACGGCGGCAGTTTTTGCATAGACGCTCTAGGAAATAGGGCTCTGCAGGCTAAGGTTTTCGATGAGGATATAATAACGATAGACAGTCAAAAATTAATGCAAGGCACATATTCAAGCTATGATCCTAATGAGGATATAGCATGGATGCATGATGCCCTTGTGCTGGGCATACGCGATTATTTCCACAAGACTGGATGCAAGAAAACCGTCGTCGCACTGAGTGGCGGTATAGATTCGGCGGTGGTATGCGCTTTGGCGGTAGATGCTCTGGGCAAGCGAAATGTGCTGGGCCTATCCATGCCATCGCGCTATTCTTCAACCGGCAGCCGCGACGATGCCTACGTATTGGCTAAGAACCTCGATATCGAGTTCAGAACATATCCCATAGAAGACGTCTTTGAAGCATGCTTGAGAACCTTCAACGGCGATTCTCCTCCAAAGGGTGATCTGGCAGAAGAAAATATACAGGCACGCATACGCGGCAATTTCATAATGTTTATAGCCAACCGCGAAAACCGCATGGCCTTGACTACTGGCAATAAATCCGAATTAGCAGTGGGCTATTGCACCTTGTATGGCGATATGTGCGGTGCTCTGGCTCCTATATCCGATGTGCCCAAGACAATGGTATACGAGCTGGCTCGGTACATAAACAGGGAATACGAGATTATACCCGAGAGCACTATAGCCAAAGCACCTTCGGCGGAGCTGCGCCCTGACCAAAAAGATGAGGATTCGTTGCCACCATACAGTGTACTGGACCCTATATTGCACGCGTATATAGAAGAAAATAAATCCTTTGCCCAAATAGTAGCGATGGGCTATGAACCCGATCTCGTTAAGGATATAATCCATAAAGTGGATCGAGCCGAATTCAAGCGACGCCAGGCCGCCCCAGGCCTTAAGGTTACCACCAAAGCCTTTGGCATAGGCCGCCGTATGCCTATAGCTCAACGTTGGACGGGATCCATAATATAA
- a CDS encoding aldo/keto reductase encodes MQYRIMDGLEWKPSALGFGCMRLPIIGDDHNRIDEPQAIEMIRYAINNGVNYVDTAYGYHGGNSEVVVGKALKDGYRDKVMLATKLPTWLVNTYEDMDRLLNEQLTRLDTDHIDFYLLHSLSQDHWKQITKVDVFGWLDKVHAEGKIRYMGFSFHDNYDLFEEIINAYDHWTFCQIQYNYMDEDFQAGKKGLQYAASKGLGVVVMEPLRGGRLVNNLPPQIIDILNSAPTKRSLADWALQWVWNQPEVSIVLSGMSNMEQVKQNIESANRSGVNTLTQEELDILTKAKETYRKLSPIPCTGCYYCMPCPSGVNIPGNFELYNNAHIYNDFERFQKAYMHMNEADRASACEACGTCEGVCPQGIEITDRMAEVKEYFER; translated from the coding sequence ATGCAATACAGGATAATGGATGGACTGGAATGGAAACCATCTGCGTTGGGCTTCGGCTGCATGCGCCTGCCCATAATAGGCGACGATCACAATAGGATAGACGAGCCCCAGGCTATAGAAATGATAAGATACGCCATCAATAATGGTGTAAATTATGTGGACACAGCCTACGGCTACCACGGAGGCAATAGCGAGGTAGTGGTTGGGAAAGCCTTAAAAGATGGTTATCGCGACAAAGTTATGTTGGCAACCAAACTGCCCACTTGGTTGGTGAATACTTACGAAGATATGGACAGGCTCTTAAATGAACAATTAACCAGGCTGGATACCGACCATATAGACTTTTACCTTCTGCATTCCCTGAGCCAGGATCACTGGAAACAGATAACCAAAGTCGACGTCTTCGGTTGGCTGGACAAGGTACATGCCGAGGGTAAAATAAGATATATGGGATTCTCTTTCCATGATAATTACGACCTTTTTGAAGAGATTATAAATGCATACGATCACTGGACTTTTTGCCAGATACAATATAATTATATGGACGAGGATTTCCAGGCTGGTAAAAAAGGCCTCCAGTATGCTGCATCCAAAGGGTTGGGCGTTGTGGTAATGGAGCCTCTTAGAGGCGGACGTTTGGTCAACAACCTGCCTCCGCAGATAATAGATATTTTAAACAGCGCCCCGACAAAGCGTTCTCTGGCTGACTGGGCCCTGCAATGGGTATGGAATCAACCCGAGGTATCCATTGTATTGAGCGGCATGTCAAACATGGAGCAGGTAAAGCAAAACATAGAGAGCGCTAACCGTTCAGGCGTAAATACTCTCACTCAAGAAGAATTAGATATATTGACCAAGGCCAAAGAAACCTATAGGAAACTGTCGCCCATTCCGTGCACCGGTTGTTACTATTGTATGCCTTGCCCATCAGGCGTGAATATACCGGGAAACTTTGAATTATACAATAATGCCCATATATACAATGATTTTGAGCGTTTCCAGAAAGCCTATATGCATATGAACGAGGCCGATCGGGCCAGCGCTTGCGAGGCGTGCGGTACCTGTGAAGGCGTATGCCCTCAGGGTATAGAAATAACCGACAGAATGGCTGAAGTAAAAGAATACTTTGAAAGATGA